The Nitrospirales bacterium genome includes a window with the following:
- a CDS encoding acyl-[ACP]--phospholipid O-acyltransferase → MPSPSSNPLRGLLITQFCGAFNDNAWKLMVALLAIKQVGAELGATGPEFEAAAQTGTTITFVVFTLPMMMISIIAGVFSDRFSKRNVIIAMKWVEVGLMSLGTFALFLNPRGGMLPLIVLMGMGAQSALYSPAKYGILPEILPHEQLTMGNGSLELWTFAAIIAGTAAGGVLLGITDPTPWLAGLLLTGLTVVGLAAAYAIPPVPAARAEGGIKATIVSAWEAVQSDRVLRFGIIGAIAFWTIASLVGQDIIIYGKSVLGLSDSKTGLPLAAFGVGIGVGAVLAGKWSGAKVEYGLIPLGAIGLSLCLLVLGIAQPQLFGTLLWMCLLGVASGFVVVPINALIQWRSPEDRRGAVIALSNTAVFSGVLIGSLSAGLFSGIGLSASGILIVSGGLTLAATVWALTLLPGAFLRVALSLFTHTFYRLTILHREHVPQEGGALLVANHVSFVDGLLILASLDRPVRFIVDQYYYDHPLFRGLARVMDAIPISSTGTPREILKALREAGRHLDDGDLVCIFPEGQITRTGGLLPFRQGFERIIKGREIPIIPVHLDRVWGSIFSFIGGKFLTKLPERVPYPVTVSYGAPLPSTTSAHEVRMIIQEMGEAAWVERKPSCRPLHHSFVWAMRRHPFRFAFGDLTRPKVSCLEALTGAIVLARALRTPWEGQHTVGILLPSSVAGALVNIAATLSGRTTVNLNFTAGRGGMESAAKQASLQTVVTSRQFIEKAKLEIPETVTMIWLENIRQTIRSTDKLMAMLLGLFAPMTLLERKCGAVCRPAMDDLATIIFSSGSTGEPKGVMLSHFNIDSNVEAVAQSLHVGAHDRLLGILPFFHSFGYLATLWFPIIHGAGVVFHPSPLDAGPIGELVHKYRITILLTTPTFLQLYLRRCTPEQFGSLRIVLTGAEKLPDRLLQAFEERFGIRPIEGYGVTECSPVVAVNCPDFRAAGFFQPASRPGTVGQPLPGVSIRIVDPDTFAPLPSETPGMLLVKGSNVMKGYLGREDLTAKSMHEGWYITGDIAQVDEEGFIKITDRLSRFSKIGGEMVPHGKVEEALHRAVNADTQVFAVTSVPDEKKGEQLAVLHIVDEKAIPKLLEKVAASGLPNLFIPRKDYFIKVEQIPVLGTGKLDLRALKHIAKDHLFPAQARVQ, encoded by the coding sequence ATGCCATCGCCAAGCTCAAACCCGCTTCGCGGCCTTCTCATCACACAGTTCTGCGGAGCCTTTAATGACAATGCCTGGAAACTTATGGTGGCCTTGTTGGCCATTAAACAGGTTGGAGCCGAATTAGGTGCGACTGGTCCTGAATTTGAGGCTGCCGCCCAAACGGGCACCACGATCACGTTTGTCGTATTTACCCTTCCGATGATGATGATATCGATTATTGCGGGTGTTTTTTCTGACCGTTTCAGCAAACGAAATGTCATCATCGCCATGAAATGGGTAGAAGTTGGCCTGATGTCGCTCGGTACCTTCGCGTTGTTTCTCAATCCTCGAGGTGGGATGCTCCCCCTGATCGTGCTAATGGGAATGGGGGCTCAAAGTGCTCTGTATAGTCCGGCAAAGTACGGAATTCTTCCTGAAATTCTGCCCCATGAACAACTCACGATGGGCAATGGATCATTGGAACTCTGGACCTTTGCGGCCATCATCGCAGGAACGGCCGCGGGCGGCGTATTGTTGGGCATCACAGACCCAACTCCGTGGCTCGCGGGACTTCTTCTGACTGGCTTAACCGTCGTGGGGCTGGCAGCCGCGTATGCCATTCCCCCCGTGCCAGCCGCCCGGGCCGAAGGTGGAATCAAAGCCACGATTGTTTCTGCCTGGGAGGCGGTTCAATCGGATCGGGTCCTGCGATTCGGGATCATCGGAGCTATCGCGTTCTGGACTATCGCGAGTCTCGTAGGCCAGGACATCATCATTTACGGAAAGTCCGTTTTGGGTTTGTCTGATTCAAAAACCGGATTACCCTTGGCGGCCTTTGGCGTCGGCATCGGTGTTGGTGCCGTCCTCGCGGGAAAATGGTCTGGTGCGAAAGTCGAATATGGACTCATTCCCTTAGGCGCCATCGGTCTGAGCTTGTGTTTGCTCGTGCTGGGAATCGCTCAACCACAGCTCTTTGGAACACTGCTCTGGATGTGCCTCTTGGGAGTCGCGAGCGGATTTGTCGTCGTTCCGATCAATGCCCTGATTCAGTGGCGTTCACCGGAAGATCGACGGGGAGCGGTGATTGCCCTCTCCAACACCGCGGTGTTTAGCGGAGTGCTCATTGGATCATTAAGCGCCGGGCTCTTCTCGGGAATTGGCCTGAGCGCAAGTGGTATCTTAATTGTATCTGGAGGCTTGACGTTGGCGGCCACCGTCTGGGCGCTCACGCTCCTACCAGGTGCGTTTCTTCGCGTCGCGTTAAGCCTCTTTACTCATACGTTCTATCGGCTCACGATTTTACACCGCGAACATGTTCCGCAGGAAGGCGGCGCCTTGCTGGTCGCCAACCATGTTTCGTTCGTGGACGGCTTATTGATCCTCGCAAGTTTGGACCGCCCTGTACGATTTATCGTCGATCAATACTATTACGACCATCCTCTCTTTCGCGGGCTGGCTCGAGTCATGGATGCCATTCCCATTTCATCGACTGGCACACCCAGAGAAATCCTCAAGGCCCTTCGCGAGGCTGGCCGACATTTAGATGACGGAGACTTGGTATGCATTTTCCCGGAAGGTCAGATTACGAGAACCGGCGGCCTTTTACCGTTTCGCCAAGGCTTTGAACGAATCATCAAGGGTCGCGAAATCCCGATTATTCCCGTACATCTCGATCGCGTTTGGGGAAGCATCTTCAGTTTTATCGGAGGGAAATTTCTGACCAAACTCCCGGAACGCGTCCCTTACCCGGTCACGGTATCCTATGGCGCACCACTTCCCTCCACGACCTCGGCTCATGAAGTACGAATGATCATCCAGGAGATGGGAGAAGCGGCCTGGGTAGAACGAAAACCCAGCTGCAGGCCTCTCCACCATTCATTCGTCTGGGCCATGCGTCGCCACCCCTTTCGATTCGCCTTCGGAGACCTGACGCGACCCAAAGTCTCCTGCCTTGAAGCCCTCACTGGCGCCATCGTCCTGGCCAGGGCACTCCGAACGCCATGGGAGGGACAACACACGGTTGGCATCTTACTGCCATCAAGCGTGGCCGGGGCATTAGTCAACATCGCCGCGACGCTTTCCGGCCGAACCACGGTCAATCTCAACTTTACGGCGGGCCGAGGTGGCATGGAATCAGCCGCCAAGCAAGCTAGTCTCCAAACGGTTGTCACGAGCCGACAGTTTATCGAAAAGGCGAAATTAGAGATTCCGGAAACCGTGACGATGATATGGCTGGAGAACATCCGTCAAACCATACGTTCGACCGACAAACTGATGGCCATGCTGCTTGGACTCTTTGCGCCCATGACGCTGCTGGAGAGGAAATGCGGGGCCGTGTGTCGTCCCGCCATGGACGACCTCGCGACGATCATTTTCAGTAGCGGGAGCACCGGTGAACCGAAGGGTGTCATGCTGAGCCACTTTAATATTGATTCCAATGTCGAAGCGGTGGCTCAATCCCTCCACGTGGGCGCCCACGATCGCCTCCTGGGAATCCTGCCTTTTTTTCATTCATTCGGATACCTGGCGACATTATGGTTTCCGATCATCCACGGGGCCGGTGTGGTATTCCACCCGTCTCCGCTTGATGCCGGGCCCATCGGTGAGCTCGTGCACAAGTATCGAATCACGATCTTACTGACTACACCGACATTCCTCCAACTCTACTTGCGTCGGTGCACGCCTGAACAGTTCGGGTCTCTTCGTATCGTGCTCACGGGCGCTGAAAAATTACCGGACCGGCTGCTTCAGGCCTTTGAAGAACGGTTCGGCATACGGCCCATCGAGGGCTACGGCGTGACGGAATGCTCACCGGTCGTCGCGGTCAATTGTCCTGACTTTCGAGCCGCTGGCTTCTTCCAGCCCGCCTCTCGCCCCGGTACTGTCGGTCAGCCCTTGCCGGGCGTGTCGATCCGGATCGTCGATCCGGACACGTTTGCCCCTTTGCCGTCGGAAACTCCCGGCATGTTGCTCGTGAAAGGCTCGAATGTCATGAAAGGCTATTTAGGACGAGAAGACCTCACCGCCAAATCGATGCATGAGGGATGGTATATCACCGGCGACATTGCTCAAGTCGACGAAGAAGGCTTCATCAAAATCACCGACAGACTCTCGAGATTTTCCAAGATCGGGGGGGAAATGGTCCCCCATGGGAAAGTTGAAGAAGCATTGCATCGAGCGGTCAACGCCGACACCCAGGTCTTTGCCGTGACGTCAGTGCCTGATGAAAAAAAGGGGGAACAATTGGCTGTCCTGCATATTGTCGACGAAAAGGCTATCCCGAAGCTGCTGGAGAAAGTTGCGGCGAGTGGACTCCCGAATCTGTTCATTCCCAGGAAGGACTACTTCATAAAAGTGGAACAAATCCCCGTGTTGGGCACCGGCAAACTAGATTTGCGCGCACTCAAACACATCGCCAAAGACCATCTCTTTCCTGCTCAGGCAAGGGTTCAATAA
- a CDS encoding DUF2007 domain-containing protein: protein MKKLYVSQNLIEVETRKEMLDQEGILCTIKNQQGSSLAGEVPFVEVFPELWVINDDDYPRAKEILDKWDEAANVNAERWTCPNCGEQHEGEFTTCWKCGRERTDAT from the coding sequence ATGAAAAAACTCTACGTCTCACAGAATTTGATTGAGGTCGAAACACGAAAAGAAATGCTTGATCAGGAAGGGATTCTCTGTACGATCAAAAATCAGCAGGGCTCATCGCTCGCCGGCGAAGTGCCATTTGTCGAGGTCTTTCCTGAGTTGTGGGTCATCAATGATGATGATTATCCCAGAGCGAAAGAAATCCTAGACAAATGGGACGAAGCAGCCAATGTAAACGCAGAACGATGGACATGCCCGAACTGTGGCGAGCAGCATGAGGGGGAGTTTACGACTTGTTGGAAGTGCGGACGTGAAAGAACTGACGCGACCTGA
- a CDS encoding acyloxyacyl hydrolase, with product MSMNTGSRIPQTMRKRRGLVIGILCIVLIAPSVGLAEFEARDTVKKGTMELGVIAGYWKENSLDGTKPSSNQRAVYVLPRIGIVFTDPFEAGWGTGNLEFLAEPLGARYWKPFKAYAGGLSLVLKYNFLSFGRWMPYWDMGAGMLWTDLAPRIPEQSTQVNFVLETGPGVQYFVTKQFALTTSVRYHHISNANTGDRNVGLNAWLFSGGFSFFLP from the coding sequence ATGTCGATGAATACGGGAAGTCGGATACCTCAGACAATGCGGAAACGTCGTGGTTTGGTCATAGGGATATTGTGCATTGTGCTCATCGCTCCATCTGTCGGGCTGGCAGAATTCGAAGCCCGGGACACGGTGAAGAAGGGGACAATGGAGCTTGGTGTGATCGCTGGCTATTGGAAAGAAAACAGCTTAGATGGCACGAAGCCCTCATCAAATCAACGCGCCGTCTATGTTCTTCCGCGTATCGGCATCGTGTTCACTGATCCGTTTGAGGCGGGGTGGGGGACCGGAAACCTGGAGTTCCTCGCTGAACCGTTAGGGGCGCGGTACTGGAAACCCTTCAAAGCCTATGCCGGGGGGCTGTCATTGGTGCTCAAGTATAATTTTTTATCCTTTGGCCGCTGGATGCCGTATTGGGACATGGGGGCGGGAATGTTGTGGACTGATCTGGCGCCAAGAATTCCCGAACAAAGTACGCAGGTAAATTTCGTTCTGGAGACTGGCCCGGGCGTTCAGTATTTTGTGACGAAGCAGTTTGCTTTGACGACGAGTGTCCGATATCACCATATTTCCAACGCGAATACCGGTGATCGAAACGTTGGGTTAAACGCGTGGTTATTCAGTGGAGGGTTTTCGTTTTTCCTCCCTTGA
- a CDS encoding class I SAM-dependent methyltransferase: MNPTSTDMEALKARMKATWMAGNFGLIAKSYETGAQHFVERLQLQPGMRVLDVACGTGNLSIPAAKAGATVTGIDIATNLLEQARANAKAEGLTAEFEEGDAENLPYPDASFDAVVTMFGAMFAPRPELVATELLRVCKPNGVIAMANWTATGFIGQMFTMISKLVPPPDIPSPIQWGSEDIARERLGTGTELQFHRPHIALKFPFAGKELIEFWRQYYGPTNRAFAALASSPEKQEALHNDLERLWTDHNQNTDGTTCVESEYLEIHAIRQLCHE; encoded by the coding sequence ATGAATCCCACATCGACTGACATGGAGGCGTTAAAAGCCAGGATGAAGGCCACATGGATGGCTGGAAACTTTGGCTTGATCGCCAAGTCCTATGAGACAGGAGCCCAACACTTTGTCGAGCGGCTCCAACTTCAGCCAGGCATGCGTGTTTTGGACGTTGCCTGTGGCACGGGCAATCTCTCGATTCCTGCCGCGAAGGCTGGCGCCACAGTCACCGGCATTGATATCGCCACGAATTTACTGGAACAAGCGCGAGCCAACGCGAAAGCTGAGGGATTAACAGCCGAATTCGAGGAAGGAGATGCCGAGAATCTCCCGTACCCTGACGCAAGCTTCGACGCTGTGGTCACGATGTTTGGGGCGATGTTTGCTCCGCGTCCTGAACTCGTCGCGACGGAACTCCTCCGGGTGTGCAAACCGAATGGCGTCATCGCCATGGCAAACTGGACGGCAACGGGGTTTATCGGACAGATGTTTACGATGATATCGAAACTCGTTCCACCGCCGGACATTCCCTCTCCCATTCAATGGGGCAGCGAGGACATCGCGCGAGAACGATTGGGGACCGGGACAGAGCTACAATTTCATCGTCCTCATATAGCCCTGAAATTTCCTTTCGCCGGTAAGGAGCTCATCGAGTTCTGGCGCCAGTATTACGGACCGACAAATCGCGCCTTTGCGGCACTTGCGTCATCTCCGGAGAAACAGGAAGCCCTTCACAACGATCTTGAACGCTTATGGACTGACCATAACCAAAACACGGATGGGACCACATGTGTCGAATCTGAATACCTCGAAATCCACGCTATTCGTCAGTTGTGTCACGAATAA
- a CDS encoding pilus assembly protein N-terminal domain-containing protein, which produces MKRLDLFCVMVAMCFVGLSSVAEAEELVENMPIKSIEKDEATVDTQVNIRTSNVVVKRIPLGHALVLAFPEPFVGAQVANPAIADSLILSPTQLYLAGKGIGYTTLTLWDKKKNLSAVLELVVHLPIDDLKQNLTALFPEEKDIVITTAHEHIILTGQVSNIEIKTKIGQVAGAYAPHKVLNFLKFIHE; this is translated from the coding sequence ATGAAACGACTCGATCTTTTCTGCGTCATGGTTGCGATGTGCTTCGTGGGATTGTCGTCGGTGGCGGAAGCCGAAGAGTTGGTGGAGAATATGCCGATCAAGTCGATCGAGAAAGACGAGGCCACGGTCGATACTCAAGTCAATATTCGAACATCGAACGTGGTCGTGAAGCGAATTCCTTTAGGGCATGCCTTAGTCTTAGCCTTCCCTGAGCCTTTTGTTGGGGCTCAAGTGGCGAATCCTGCGATTGCTGATTCTCTCATTCTCAGCCCCACCCAGCTCTATCTCGCAGGAAAGGGTATCGGCTATACCACGTTGACCCTGTGGGACAAGAAGAAAAATCTCTCCGCCGTCTTGGAATTGGTCGTGCATCTCCCGATCGATGACTTGAAGCAAAATCTGACGGCTCTGTTTCCCGAAGAAAAAGATATCGTGATCACGACGGCTCACGAACACATCATACTGACGGGCCAAGTATCAAACATTGAAATCAAGACCAAAATTGGACAGGTTGCAGGGGCCTATGCCCCTCACAAAGTGTTGAACTTTTTGAAATTTATTCATGAATAA
- the rpsT gene encoding 30S ribosomal protein S20: MALRHQSAIKRARQSIKRSQRNRSIISSMKTAVKKVRSAVDQQDAALSQSTLREATSQLHKAVTKGVLHRNTASRLVSRLTTRVNSL, translated from the coding sequence ATGGCTCTGAGACATCAATCTGCAATCAAGCGTGCTCGACAATCCATCAAGCGCAGTCAGCGTAACCGTTCAATCATCAGCAGTATGAAAACTGCGGTCAAAAAAGTCAGATCGGCGGTGGACCAGCAAGATGCGGCCCTCAGCCAATCAACGCTCCGAGAAGCCACGTCCCAACTTCACAAAGCCGTCACCAAGGGAGTGCTTCATCGCAATACCGCTTCCCGTCTTGTTTCACGGCTCACCACTCGGGTCAACAGCCTGTAG
- the holA gene encoding DNA polymerase III subunit delta, with protein sequence MSVKPHELPATLQRDGLAPLYVVAGEEAYLRDRAVQTIRSAAKQSSEVSDGSAAQDEQFFNYDVLYGDETDALEVLTIAREMSFFAARRLVIVTWAEKLPAKEGEALIPYFQHPAETTTLVVVAAKLDGRLKWVQQIKKHAIFIDCAPLYDNQRMGWITKQAAQSGVKLEENAAHMLKELSADGLYVTHSEIQKLSAYLSSGACATARDVEAIRGMEPGASVFDLSEAIGTGASGKALHIIAKNLETGEAPLRILGALIWQVRRVWKAKSLLQQGLAQPKIAREVGIPPFRAAEFFRQIQHWSDPQLRLAWDEFCQADAALKGSASASPKRVLDALVISLCGGSKNNRLEKRAFAPKRESTRSYARNR encoded by the coding sequence ATGTCGGTGAAGCCACATGAATTACCCGCCACACTCCAGCGAGATGGATTAGCGCCCCTCTATGTCGTGGCGGGGGAAGAGGCTTATCTACGGGATCGCGCCGTTCAGACCATTCGCTCCGCCGCCAAACAATCCTCTGAAGTTTCTGACGGGTCGGCTGCCCAGGACGAACAGTTTTTTAACTATGATGTTTTGTATGGGGATGAAACTGACGCCCTTGAAGTGCTCACGATCGCGCGGGAGATGTCATTCTTTGCGGCACGGCGTCTGGTGATCGTGACCTGGGCTGAAAAGCTGCCGGCCAAGGAAGGCGAAGCGTTAATCCCGTACTTTCAACATCCGGCGGAGACCACCACGCTGGTTGTCGTCGCGGCGAAGCTCGACGGACGGCTGAAATGGGTTCAGCAAATCAAGAAGCATGCGATATTCATCGACTGTGCCCCTCTGTATGACAATCAGCGTATGGGATGGATCACAAAACAGGCCGCCCAGTCCGGTGTCAAATTGGAAGAGAATGCCGCGCACATGCTGAAAGAATTGTCGGCGGATGGGTTGTATGTCACGCATAGCGAGATTCAAAAGCTCTCCGCGTACCTTTCTTCCGGCGCATGCGCCACGGCGCGGGATGTTGAAGCGATTCGGGGAATGGAGCCCGGGGCATCTGTCTTTGACCTGTCGGAGGCGATCGGGACGGGCGCGAGCGGCAAGGCGTTGCACATCATCGCCAAGAATCTTGAGACGGGAGAAGCGCCGTTACGGATCTTGGGGGCTTTGATCTGGCAGGTTCGTCGAGTATGGAAGGCGAAGAGCTTGTTACAGCAGGGCCTGGCTCAGCCCAAAATCGCGCGGGAGGTGGGGATTCCGCCATTTCGGGCAGCGGAGTTTTTTCGACAGATCCAACACTGGTCTGACCCGCAACTGCGGCTTGCCTGGGATGAATTTTGTCAAGCCGACGCCGCCTTGAAGGGGAGCGCCTCTGCCTCGCCAAAGCGGGTGCTCGATGCCTTGGTCATCTCGCTATGCGGCGGATCAAAAAACAACCGCCTTGAAAAGAGAGCCTTCGCGCCGAAGCGCGAAAGCACACGGTCGTATGCGCGAAACAGGTAG
- the lptE gene encoding LPS assembly lipoprotein LptE, producing MLGTATVPEFEGPPMRMVLQPLENRTFEANLEYKYTEYIKDEFTVTGGAEIVQDAQDADYILKGAIESVTLPTLTFTENQTQESRVTVNVKVQVNDRKTGKLLWQKAGTSSAEFFVGSSPNTGDGTAGIQFNRVLQDRALEQAGQFVAETLADQFSFAREQGVFTPKPAEPKPGVLDVPRSPGERSSSPVPPAVLTPER from the coding sequence ATGCTAGGAACAGCGACGGTCCCTGAATTCGAAGGCCCTCCGATGAGAATGGTGTTGCAACCGCTGGAGAACCGAACATTCGAAGCCAATCTGGAGTACAAGTACACGGAATACATCAAAGACGAATTTACGGTGACCGGTGGCGCGGAAATAGTTCAGGATGCTCAAGATGCCGACTATATTTTAAAGGGGGCGATTGAGTCGGTGACTCTTCCCACCCTGACATTTACCGAGAATCAAACCCAGGAAAGCCGGGTGACGGTGAATGTCAAAGTACAAGTCAACGACCGGAAGACCGGAAAGCTTCTCTGGCAGAAGGCGGGGACGAGCTCTGCGGAATTTTTTGTCGGGAGTTCACCAAATACCGGAGACGGCACGGCAGGTATCCAGTTTAACCGGGTGCTACAAGACCGGGCATTGGAGCAGGCCGGGCAGTTCGTCGCCGAAACCCTGGCCGATCAATTTTCGTTCGCTCGTGAACAAGGTGTGTTTACGCCAAAACCTGCTGAACCGAAGCCGGGAGTGCTTGACGTGCCTCGTTCCCCAGGTGAGCGCTCGTCTTCTCCGGTGCCTCCGGCAGTATTGACGCCTGAAAGATAA
- the leuS gene encoding leucine--tRNA ligase, producing MSIPYDPHTIEAKWQQYWKDHQVFSARLDTEKPKFYVLDMFPYPSGAGLHVGHPKGYIATDVISRYKRMCGFNVLHPMGWDAFGLPAEQYAIETGTHPRETTQKNIQNFKRQFQSLGMDYDWSREIDTTDPGYVRWTQWIFRKLYENGLAYLAEVPVNWCPALGTVLANEEVQDGKSERGGHPVIRVPLRQWMLRITAYADRLIEDLEGLDWPEPIKKMQREWVGRSEGAQIFFDVCDLAGERIEVFTTRPDTLFGSTYMVLAPEHPLVPKITTPEHRAAVESYIEEVSRRSDRSRMSDLGKKTGVFTGGYVTHPVLGTKLPIWIADYVLATYGTGAIMAVPAHDTRDYEFAKTFSLPILEVVSGGKTGTEAFTGEGVNVNSDFLDELKTPQAKTKMIEWLESNAKGAKTVNYKLRDWLFSRQRYWGEPFPVIHLEDGTTTLVPESDLPVLLPELDDFRPSGEFEPPLARAHEWKEVTDPDTKQRAVRDTNTMPQWAGSCWYYLRFCDPRNQREPISREAERYWMPVDLYVGGAEHAVLHLLYSRFWHKVLFDLGLVHTKEPFQKLLNPGMILGYSYRYYDSNLADDPSVTPRVCASSEVRIDGETAIHKESGDEMKARWVTANAVRRNEQNQPIHPTIDGLLLEEVTEKMSKSRGNVVNPDDVIQEYGTDSMRLYEMFMGPLDKGAPWSSESIPGMYRFLQRAYRLVKGDGNEPGSLAPIVDGTGTEEQARLTARTIQGVTQDIEVMGLNTAISKLMVFVRDISKDAPLPRVSAEAFVRLLAPFAPHMAEELWEMLGQRPSVALQPWPHYDPTLIQATEMTIPLQINGKLRSKIQVPADWSKDQILKQAEADQKIHDVLQGKAPRKVIYVEKKLVNFVV from the coding sequence ATGTCCATACCCTATGATCCCCACACGATTGAAGCCAAATGGCAACAATATTGGAAGGACCATCAGGTCTTTTCCGCACGATTGGACACTGAAAAGCCAAAATTCTACGTATTGGATATGTTCCCCTACCCATCGGGCGCCGGGCTTCATGTCGGACATCCCAAAGGCTATATCGCAACCGATGTGATCTCCCGCTACAAACGCATGTGTGGGTTTAACGTGCTTCATCCGATGGGATGGGACGCGTTTGGACTTCCCGCAGAACAGTATGCGATCGAGACCGGGACGCATCCCCGTGAGACCACGCAAAAGAACATTCAGAATTTCAAACGGCAATTTCAATCGCTTGGAATGGATTACGATTGGTCGCGGGAAATTGATACGACCGACCCCGGGTACGTACGTTGGACGCAATGGATTTTCCGAAAACTCTACGAGAATGGGTTGGCGTATTTAGCGGAGGTGCCCGTGAATTGGTGTCCCGCGTTAGGCACGGTGCTCGCGAATGAAGAAGTCCAGGACGGAAAAAGCGAGCGGGGGGGGCACCCCGTGATTCGGGTGCCATTACGTCAATGGATGTTGCGAATCACGGCTTATGCCGACCGATTGATCGAGGATCTTGAGGGACTTGACTGGCCGGAGCCCATTAAGAAAATGCAGCGGGAGTGGGTCGGTCGCTCGGAGGGAGCCCAAATCTTCTTTGACGTCTGTGATCTGGCAGGTGAACGAATTGAAGTGTTTACGACGCGACCGGATACGCTCTTCGGCTCGACTTACATGGTGTTGGCGCCGGAGCATCCTCTCGTCCCAAAAATCACGACCCCTGAACATCGGGCCGCCGTCGAATCCTACATCGAAGAAGTCTCCCGGCGCAGTGACCGTTCTCGAATGTCCGATCTCGGGAAGAAGACAGGAGTATTTACGGGAGGGTACGTGACGCATCCCGTCTTGGGCACGAAGCTACCCATCTGGATCGCAGATTATGTGCTGGCCACGTATGGAACGGGTGCGATCATGGCCGTGCCGGCGCACGATACGAGAGACTATGAATTTGCCAAGACCTTCTCGTTACCGATACTTGAAGTCGTCTCAGGGGGAAAGACCGGGACGGAAGCGTTTACGGGAGAAGGCGTCAATGTCAATTCTGACTTCCTGGATGAGCTGAAAACCCCTCAGGCGAAGACCAAGATGATTGAATGGCTGGAATCCAATGCCAAGGGAGCGAAAACGGTCAATTACAAACTTCGTGATTGGCTGTTTAGCCGTCAACGGTACTGGGGGGAACCGTTTCCAGTCATTCATCTCGAAGATGGAACGACTACATTGGTCCCCGAATCTGACCTGCCGGTTCTCCTTCCCGAACTGGATGATTTTCGGCCGAGCGGAGAATTCGAGCCTCCGTTGGCCCGTGCGCACGAATGGAAGGAAGTCACCGATCCGGACACCAAGCAACGGGCGGTACGTGACACGAACACCATGCCGCAATGGGCCGGGAGCTGCTGGTATTATTTGCGATTTTGCGATCCCCGGAATCAGCGCGAACCCATCTCGCGCGAAGCGGAACGATATTGGATGCCCGTTGATTTATATGTAGGCGGCGCCGAGCATGCGGTGCTGCATCTTCTCTATTCCCGTTTCTGGCATAAGGTGTTGTTTGATCTTGGTCTCGTGCATACGAAAGAACCGTTTCAGAAGTTGCTTAATCCTGGCATGATCCTGGGGTATAGCTATCGGTACTATGACAGTAATCTAGCGGATGATCCATCCGTCACTCCCAGGGTGTGCGCCTCGTCAGAAGTAAGGATTGACGGGGAAACGGCGATTCATAAAGAAAGCGGGGACGAAATGAAAGCCCGATGGGTGACCGCCAACGCTGTCCGGCGGAATGAGCAGAATCAACCGATTCATCCCACGATCGATGGGCTGCTTCTAGAGGAAGTGACGGAAAAGATGTCCAAGAGTCGAGGCAATGTCGTGAACCCTGATGATGTGATTCAGGAATACGGAACCGATTCCATGCGCCTCTATGAGATGTTCATGGGGCCTTTGGATAAAGGGGCTCCGTGGTCATCCGAGTCGATCCCGGGGATGTACCGATTTTTGCAGCGCGCCTACCGGCTGGTCAAAGGCGATGGCAATGAGCCTGGTTCGTTGGCGCCGATTGTCGATGGAACTGGAACCGAAGAGCAGGCGCGGTTGACCGCCAGGACGATCCAGGGCGTCACGCAGGACATTGAAGTTATGGGCTTGAATACGGCGATCTCGAAACTCATGGTCTTTGTTCGAGATATTTCAAAAGATGCCCCGTTACCGCGAGTCTCGGCAGAAGCGTTCGTCCGGCTCCTGGCTCCCTTCGCGCCGCACATGGCCGAAGAACTCTGGGAAATGTTGGGACAACGACCGAGTGTGGCGTTACAGCCGTGGCCCCACTATGACCCGACGCTCATTCAAGCGACAGAGATGACGATTCCCCTTCAAATCAACGGGAAGTTGAGGAGTAAAATCCAGGTCCCCGCTGATTGGAGCAAAGATCAAATCCTCAAGCAAGCCGAAGCCGATCAAAAAATCCATGACGTTCTTCAAGGTAAAGCCCCGAGAAAAGTCATTTATGTCGAGAAAAAATTAGTGAACTTCGTTGTCTAG